A single Penaeus chinensis breed Huanghai No. 1 chromosome 42, ASM1920278v2, whole genome shotgun sequence DNA region contains:
- the LOC125048054 gene encoding uncharacterized protein LOC125048054, translating into MRSKLWWWLWAVALVGVESPAHAFTLEGYFKVLALAAKKRDVWRKIFLGKDLGFDVSPWLFKDRVKPPYVPVLTSFPRSPFFGHYTGERNPAPHSPASSSYTFYDGQMSMPNVRRYYTYPAARRGWGGGGGGGGGGGDGGGWWQGMAVFQGLQRNNVNGQHYFRGSAEGNPTQIRHHRATTDDILEGEEHLRRRRSPSRSDAKEAPDTRSRFQDFTYLGYVGLPER; encoded by the exons ATGAGGTCGAAGCTGTGGTGGTGGCTGTGGGCGGTCGCTTTGGTGGGCGTGGAAAGCCCCGCTCATGCATTCACACTCGAGGGCTACTTCAAG GTTCTTGCTCTGGCTGCCAAGAAGAGGGATGTCTGGAGGAAGATTTTCTTAGGGAAAGACCTGG GCTTCGACGTCTCGCCCTGGCTCTTCAAGGACAGGGTGAAGCCACCATACGTGCCCGTGCTCACCAGCTTCCCTCGGTCGCCCTTCTTCGGGCACTACACCGGTGAGAGGAATCCTGCCCCTCACTCCCCCGCCAGCTCTTCCTACACTTTCTACGACGGGCAAATGTCGATGCCAAATGTCAGGAGGTACTACACGTATCCTGCAGCAAGAagaggctggggaggaggaggaggagggggaggaggaggaggggatggtggaggttGGTGGCAAGGCATGGCGGTGTTCCAAGGTCTTCAGAGGAATAACGTCAATGGCCAGCATTACTTCAGAGGCTCGGCAGAAGGAAATCCTACGCAAATCCGACATCACAGGGCCACCACAGACGACATCCTGGAGGGAGAGGAGCACCTTCGACGGAGAAGGTCGCCTTCTCGATCAGATGCGAAGGAAGCTCCAGATACTCGTAGCAGATTTCAGGATT